In Chlorocebus sabaeus isolate Y175 chromosome 11, mChlSab1.0.hap1, whole genome shotgun sequence, one DNA window encodes the following:
- the LOC103238459 gene encoding olfactory receptor 6C1 has protein sequence MRNHTEITEFILLGLTDDPKFQVVIFVFLLITYMLSVTGNLTIITLTLLDSHLQTPMYFFLRNFSILEISFTTVSIPKFLGNIISGDKTISFNDCIVQLFFFILLGVTEFYLLAAMSYDRYVAICKPLHYLNIMNRRVCTLLVFTSWLASFLIIFPALMLLLKLDYCRSNIMDHFTCDYFPLLQLACSDTKFLEVMGFSCAVFTLMLTLALIFLSYIYIIRTILRIPSASQRTKAFSTCSSHMIVISISYGSCIFMYIKPSAKDRVSLSKGVAILNTSVAPMLNHFIYSLRNQQVKQAFINMARKTVFFTST, from the coding sequence ATGAGAAATCATACAGAAATAACAGAGTTTATTCTTCTGGGATTGACAGATGACCCAAAGTTTCAGGTTGTGATCTTTGTCTTCCTGCTTATCACCTACATGCTCAGCGTCACTGGGAACCTGACCATTATCACCCTCACCCTGCTGGATTCCCACCTGCAGACCCCCATGTATTTCTTCCTCAGAAATTTCTCCATATTAGAAATTTCATTCACAACTGTCAGTATACCCAAGTTTCTGGGTAACATTATTTCAGGAGATAAAACCATTTCCTTTAATGATTGCAtagttcagttattttttttcattctcttgggAGTCACAGAGTTTTACCTTCTGGCTGCCATGTCCTATGACCGCtatgtggccatctgcaagcctcTGCATTACTTGAATATCATGAATCGAAGAGTCTGCACACTGCTTGTTTTTACTTCTTGGCTGGCTTCATTCTTAATCATATTCCCAGCACTCATGTTGCTCTTAAAGCTTGATTACTGTAGGTCTAATATTATGGACCATTTTACCTGTGATTATTTTCCCCTGCTGCAACTTGCTTGTTCAGACACAAAATTCCTAGAGGTGATGGGattttcttgtgctgtgtttACTCTAATGTTGACTTTGGCATTAATATTTCTGTCCTACATATACATCATCAGAACAATTTTGAGAATTCCTTCTGCTAGTCAAAGGACAAAGGCCTTTTCCACATGTTCTTCCCACATGATTGTCATCTCCATCTCTTATGGCAGCTGCATTTTTATGTACATTAAACCCTCAGCAAAAGATAGAGTGTCCTTGAGCAAGGGAGTGGCAATACTAAACACCTCAGTAGCCCCCATGCTGAACCACTTTATTTACAGTCTAAGAAATCAGCAAGTCAAGCAAGCTTTCATTAACATGGCAAGGAAGACAGTATTTTTCACAAGCACATGA